TGAAGCCGTGCGGGCCCTCGGCGGGTGCCGCTGCTGCTAGTGCGGGTGTTGCCACGGTGATGGCCGTGCCGAGCAGCACCAGTGTGGGGGTGACCAGGATGTAGAGGGCCACGAGCTTCATCTGGGGTGCGCCAATCTTCTTGCCCAGGTACTCCGGGGTGCGTCCCACCATGAGGCCGCCGATGAACACCGCCACCACGGCGAGGATCAGCATCCCGTAGAGGCCGGATCCGACGCCACCGGGGGCAATCTCGCCCAGCATCATGTTCAGCATGGCCAGTCCGCCGGCCAGGGGCGGCAGGGAATCGTGGGCCACGTTCACGGCGCCGGTTGAGGTCAGGGTGGTGGCTGTGGCGAACAAGGCGCTGGGGGCACCGCCCAGGCGCTGCTCGAATCCTTCGCCCACGCTGGTGCCGCTGCCGGTGAAGGCGGCGATGGCCCAGGCCATGAGGGAGGTGGAAATGAGCCAGAACGCCACCATGACGGTGAGTACTGTGTAGCCCTGGCGTTTGTCGCCCACCATGCGTCCGTACATGGCCGGCAGGGAGAACGGGATGACCAGGATCAGGAACACCTGGAACAAGCTGCTGAAAGCCGTGGGGTTTTCAAAGGGGTGGGCCGAGTTGGCGTTGAAGTAGCCGCCGCCGTTGGTGCCCAGGAGCTTGATGACTTCCTGCGAAGCGACCGGACCGCCGGGCACTGTTTGCTGGGCGCCTGTGACAAGGGTGTGGATGGCCGTGCCGCCCCAGTTTTGGATGACGCCGGTGATGATCAGGACGACCGCACCAACAATTGCCATCGGCAACAGGACGCGCAGGGCGCCGCGGGTCAGGTCGACCCAGAAGTTGCCAAGGTTGTTGGTTTGGGCCCTCGTGAGACCGCGAATCAGGGCCACCACAACGGCCAGCCCCACGGCGGCGCTGAGGAAGTTCTGCACGGCCAGCAGCATCATCTGGACACCAAAGCCAAGGGTTGCCTCCGGGGCGTACGTCTGCCAATTGGTGTTGGTGACAAAGGAGACCGCCGTGTTCATGGCAACCCACGGGTCCACGGCCCCCAATCCCTGATTGAAGGGCAGGATTCCCTGCAGCAGCTGGCCAAGGAACAGCACCACAATGGAGACAATGCTGAATGCCAGCAGTGAGCGCAGATACACCTTCCAGTGCTGGTCTGCCTGCGGGTCAATGCCGGAGAGCTTGTAGAGGCCGCGTTCCACGGCCAGGTGCTTGTGGCTGGTGAATGTTTTGGCGAGATACTTGCCCAGGGGCTGATGGACGGCGGCCAGCACCACTAGCAATATGGCCAGCTGGGTGGCGAGCGAGAAGAAATTAAGGTCCATGGTGTCCGCTTACCACTTCTCGGGGCGGATCAGGGCGGCCAGCAGGTAACCCAGCAAAGCCAAGCCCACCAGCCCCAAAATGAGCCACGTAACTAAAACCACGACAAACCTACTTTCACAATGTGCGTTGATGTCTTTCTCAATCGCACACCCGCGGAGTGGGCTTGGAGCTGGTTTTTACGTGTTCTTTACGCTGTTCCGGGCAATCTTGACGGCTTCCTGACTCTTGGCGGTGTAGCACCCAGCCCGTGCCGGGCCGCGGGCGACGTGCCGCACCGGACACCAGATCGAAACTGCAGATATGGCGATTCCCGGCGCCCGCACCAGATCGAAACCGCAGATATGGCGACCCCCGGCGCCCGCACCAGATCGAAACTGCAGATATGGCGACGAATTGCCCGGATTCATCGCCTTTTCTGCCGTTTGGAATTCTGTGAGACCAGCAAATCGCCTTATCTGCCGTTTGGAATCGGGTGGGGCGCTGCGGGGGCGATATTGCCTTCGGAGGCAGGTCTACAGGCGTCCGATTGCCATGTCGGCCCCGCGCCAGGGTCCCCGGGAGCGCCAGCAGCCCAGCGTCAGGAGGAGAATCCGCCGTCGGACTTGATGAGCTGCCCGCTGACCCAGCGCCCGCCCGGTGAGAGCAGGAATGCCGCGGTCGGCGCCACGTCCGCCGGGGTGCCGAGCCGTTCTCCCGGCTGGAGCGCCGTCATGGCTTCCCGGGTGGCCGCGTCCATCCAGCCGGTGTCCACGGGTCCGGGGTTGAGGACGTTCGCGCTGATGCCCTGCCCGCCCAGCTCGCGTGCGGCCGCAAGCACGATCCTGTCCAACGCGCCCTTGGACGCCCCATACGGCAGGTTGAACGCCGTGTGGTCGCTGGTCAGCGCAACGATCGCGCCGCCGTCGGGCTTGGCCTGCCGGGCAAACGCGGCAATCAACTGCCAGCTGGCGCGGGTGTTGACGGCAAAATGGCGGTCAAAGGCCTCCACCGACGTGTCCAGGATGGCCGAATCCACCGATTCGCAGTGTGCGAGCACCATCCCCTCCAACGGCCCCGCTTCCTGCGCGATCGCCGCCATCAAGCGTTCGACGGCGGACGGGTCGCCGAGGTCGCCCGGCAGGGACCACACCCTGGCGCCGGCCGCCTCGAGCTCAGCGGTGAGAGTGCCGACATCGTCCGGCTGAACGCCCCATGGCATGCGTTCGTCGTAGGCCTGCCAATAGTTCAGGACCACGTCCCAGCCGTCGGCTGCGAGCGCCCGGGCAATGCCGGCGCCGATGCCGACAGTACGGCCCACCCCTGTGATTAATGCTGTTTTGCTGTGCATCGCCCCAGCCTATGCCCGCGTGGGTGTGCCCCGACACATTGGGCACCTCAAACGCGATAACTTTGAAGGGTCCAGAAATGGCACGCGAAAGGCAATCATGAGCAGCTCACAGCCCACCCCCACACCTGGTTTTATCCCTGGCCGGGTGACACGCAGGGCCGCTGCTCCAGCGGGAAAGCCGGGATCGGTTCCCGTCAAGCCGATCCCGGGCGGAAAGAAGCCCGTGCCCGCCGCAGCCAAAAAGCCTGACACGGCAACCATCAGCGCCACTATCCGCGAGGCTGCAGCCGCTGCGAAGAGACGCGTCCTGGCGATCACCAACGCCCACGTCGTCCCGGTAGAGGGCGAACCGTTCGACGGCACCGTACTGGTTGAAGGCGGCAAGATCCTTGGTTTGGGCGCCTCCATCCAGGTTCCCGAAGGCGCGGACGTGCTCGATGCGAAGGGCCAGTGGCTGCTGCCC
This genomic interval from Arthrobacter sp. PAMC 25486 contains the following:
- the kdpA gene encoding potassium-transporting ATPase subunit KdpA, with protein sequence MDLNFFSLATQLAILLVVLAAVHQPLGKYLAKTFTSHKHLAVERGLYKLSGIDPQADQHWKVYLRSLLAFSIVSIVVLFLGQLLQGILPFNQGLGAVDPWVAMNTAVSFVTNTNWQTYAPEATLGFGVQMMLLAVQNFLSAAVGLAVVVALIRGLTRAQTNNLGNFWVDLTRGALRVLLPMAIVGAVVLIITGVIQNWGGTAIHTLVTGAQQTVPGGPVASQEVIKLLGTNGGGYFNANSAHPFENPTAFSSLFQVFLILVIPFSLPAMYGRMVGDKRQGYTVLTVMVAFWLISTSLMAWAIAAFTGSGTSVGEGFEQRLGGAPSALFATATTLTSTGAVNVAHDSLPPLAGGLAMLNMMLGEIAPGGVGSGLYGMLILAVVAVFIGGLMVGRTPEYLGKKIGAPQMKLVALYILVTPTLVLLGTAITVATPALAAAAPAEGPHGFSEILYAFTSAANNNGSAFGGITSSGPGLATLLALAMFLGRFLPIALVLALAGSLAKQRKIPATTGTLATHGPLFAVLLGGISLILTALTYFPALALGPAAEGLLK
- a CDS encoding SDR family oxidoreductase, which encodes MHSKTALITGVGRTVGIGAGIARALAADGWDVVLNYWQAYDERMPWGVQPDDVGTLTAELEAAGARVWSLPGDLGDPSAVERLMAAIAQEAGPLEGMVLAHCESVDSAILDTSVEAFDRHFAVNTRASWQLIAAFARQAKPDGGAIVALTSDHTAFNLPYGASKGALDRIVLAAARELGGQGISANVLNPGPVDTGWMDAATREAMTALQPGERLGTPADVAPTAAFLLSPGGRWVSGQLIKSDGGFSS
- the kdpF gene encoding K(+)-transporting ATPase subunit F, whose amino-acid sequence is MVLVTWLILGLVGLALLGYLLAALIRPEKW